One stretch of Juglans microcarpa x Juglans regia isolate MS1-56 chromosome 3D, Jm3101_v1.0, whole genome shotgun sequence DNA includes these proteins:
- the LOC121255440 gene encoding uncharacterized protein LOC121255440 isoform X1, with the protein MTHALLRRWRPLSALRAGARSFRSDAALEALYKASEDKVPNLVLYNYPSFSGAFSALFAHLFHSRLNLPCLILPFSSVEPLWVEDLYIEGLKRCYLLDFLGPKGFAMKLAQRSSCEIIGFDHRKSVLAQIPPAEDHPDNLTFHIDFEKSSSRAVYDYFSDKLTDMKFTNGLVASLLDPKDQDRVEIILKLIEDGDLRRWSLADIRAFNIGLREWRSRLNCITNPYVYEQLLELSSNDLITKGNSYISSLHTAAHKSLGNIFKVRLGRGLYGVCLGVKVDQNSNLIDEIGKQLSIKSAAAGLRPIGAIVYMQRKNLKMCLRSTDIDIDTSEVAKAYGGGGSPSSSSFIIRMDEYNQWLS; encoded by the exons ATGACTCACGCTCTTCTCCGAAGATGGAGGCCTCTCTCTGCGTTGAGAGCTGGAGCTCGGAGCTTCCGGTCAGACGCTGCACTGGAGGCCCTATACAAAGCTTCGGAAGACAAAGTCCCCAACTTAGTGCTTTACAACTACCCCTCTTTCTCTGGAGCTTTCTCGGCTCTCTTCGCCCACCTCTTCCACTCTCGCCTCAATCTCCCTTGCCTCATTTTGCCTTTCTCTTCCGTTGAGCCTCTCtg ggTTGAAGATTTATACATAGAGGGGCTTAAGAGATGCTATCTGCTTGACTTTCTTGGTCCAAAAGGATTTGCCATGAAACTTGCACAGCGGTCATCATGCGA GATCATAGGTTTTGATCACCGAAAATCAGTACTTGCGCAGATTCCCCCTGCCGAAGATCATCCTGATAACCTCACATTTCATATAGATTTTGAGAAGAGTAGCTCTCGTGCTGTGTATGATTACTTTTCTGATAAACTTACAGATATGAAATTTACTAAT GGGTTGGTTGCAAGTTTGTTAGACCCAAAAGACCAAGATCGCGTGGAAATAATTCTCAAGCTTATTGAGGATGGAGATCTTCGCCGATGGAGCTTAGCAGATATTAGGGCATTTAATATTGGACTTAGGGAATGGCGCTCAAGGTTGAACTGCATCACTAATCCATACGTGTATGAACAG TTACTGGAGTTAAGTTCCAATGATCTAATTACTAAGGGAAATTCCTATATTTCCTCTCTCCACACTGCTGCACATAAATCGCTgggtaatattttcaaagttcGATTGGGCAGGGGATTATACGGAGTGTGTCTG GGAGTTAAAGTGGATCAGAATTCCAACTTAATTGATGAAATTGGCAAGCAACTTAGCATAAAAAGTGCTGCAGCTGGTCTAAG GCCTATAGGAGCTATTGTTTACATGCAACGAAAGAATCTTAAGATGTGCTTGAGGAGTACTGACATTGACATTGATACCTCTGAAGTTGCAAAG GCATATGGTGGAGGAGGTTCCCCAAGTTCTAGCTCCTTCATTATTCGGATGGATGAGTATAACCAGTGGCTTTCGTGA
- the LOC121255440 gene encoding uncharacterized protein LOC121255440 isoform X2, which yields MKLAQRSSCEIIGFDHRKSVLAQIPPAEDHPDNLTFHIDFEKSSSRAVYDYFSDKLTDMKFTNGLVASLLDPKDQDRVEIILKLIEDGDLRRWSLADIRAFNIGLREWRSRLNCITNPYVYEQLLELSSNDLITKGNSYISSLHTAAHKSLGNIFKVRLGRGLYGVCLGVKVDQNSNLIDEIGKQLSIKSAAAGLRPIGAIVYMQRKNLKMCLRSTDIDIDTSEVAKAYGGGGSPSSSSFIIRMDEYNQWLS from the exons ATGAAACTTGCACAGCGGTCATCATGCGA GATCATAGGTTTTGATCACCGAAAATCAGTACTTGCGCAGATTCCCCCTGCCGAAGATCATCCTGATAACCTCACATTTCATATAGATTTTGAGAAGAGTAGCTCTCGTGCTGTGTATGATTACTTTTCTGATAAACTTACAGATATGAAATTTACTAAT GGGTTGGTTGCAAGTTTGTTAGACCCAAAAGACCAAGATCGCGTGGAAATAATTCTCAAGCTTATTGAGGATGGAGATCTTCGCCGATGGAGCTTAGCAGATATTAGGGCATTTAATATTGGACTTAGGGAATGGCGCTCAAGGTTGAACTGCATCACTAATCCATACGTGTATGAACAG TTACTGGAGTTAAGTTCCAATGATCTAATTACTAAGGGAAATTCCTATATTTCCTCTCTCCACACTGCTGCACATAAATCGCTgggtaatattttcaaagttcGATTGGGCAGGGGATTATACGGAGTGTGTCTG GGAGTTAAAGTGGATCAGAATTCCAACTTAATTGATGAAATTGGCAAGCAACTTAGCATAAAAAGTGCTGCAGCTGGTCTAAG GCCTATAGGAGCTATTGTTTACATGCAACGAAAGAATCTTAAGATGTGCTTGAGGAGTACTGACATTGACATTGATACCTCTGAAGTTGCAAAG GCATATGGTGGAGGAGGTTCCCCAAGTTCTAGCTCCTTCATTATTCGGATGGATGAGTATAACCAGTGGCTTTCGTGA